The Xanthomonas sontii genome contains a region encoding:
- the rpsS gene encoding 30S ribosomal protein S19 — protein MARSLKKGPFVDHHLVKKVEAAAGSKRPIKTWSRRSMILPEMVGFTIAVHNGKNHVPVLVNENMVGHKLGEFAVTRTFKGHGGDKKSGR, from the coding sequence ATGGCACGTTCACTCAAGAAGGGCCCGTTCGTCGATCACCACCTCGTCAAGAAGGTGGAGGCCGCGGCCGGTAGCAAGCGTCCGATCAAGACCTGGTCGCGTCGCTCGATGATCCTGCCGGAGATGGTGGGTTTCACCATCGCCGTGCATAACGGCAAGAACCACGTTCCGGTGCTGGTCAACGAGAACATGGTCGGCCACAAGCTCGGCGAATTTGCCGTCACCCGGACCTTCAAGGGTCACGGTGGCGACAAGAAGTCGGGCCGGTAA
- the tuf gene encoding elongation factor Tu — protein MAKGKFERTKPHVNVGTIGHVDHGKTTLTAALTKIGAERFGGEFKAYDAIDAAPEEKARGITISTAHVEYESPTRHYAHVDCPGHADYVKNMITGAAQMDGAILVCSAADGPMPQTREHILLSRQVGVPHIVVFLNKADMVDDAELLELVEMEVRELLSKYDFPGDDTPIIHGSARLALEGDQSEIGVPAILKLVNALDSFIPEPQRDVDKPFLMPVEDVFSISGRGTVVTGRIERGIIKVGDEIEIVGIRATQKTTVTGVEMFRKLLDQGQAGDNAGLLLRGTKRDDVERGQVLCKPGSIKPHTEFEAEVYVLSKDEGGRHTPFFKGYRPQFYFRTTDITGAVQLPEGVEMVMPGDNVKMVVTLINPVAMDEGLRFAIREGGRTVGAGVVAKIIK, from the coding sequence ATGGCAAAGGGTAAGTTCGAGCGCACCAAGCCGCACGTCAACGTCGGCACCATCGGTCACGTCGACCACGGCAAGACCACGCTGACCGCGGCGCTGACCAAGATCGGCGCAGAGCGCTTCGGCGGCGAGTTCAAGGCGTACGACGCGATCGACGCGGCGCCGGAAGAGAAGGCGCGCGGCATCACGATCTCGACCGCCCACGTGGAATACGAATCCCCGACGCGCCACTACGCGCACGTGGATTGCCCGGGTCACGCGGACTACGTCAAGAACATGATCACCGGTGCGGCGCAGATGGACGGCGCGATCCTGGTGTGTTCGGCCGCTGACGGCCCGATGCCGCAGACCCGCGAGCACATCCTGCTGTCGCGTCAGGTCGGCGTGCCGCACATCGTGGTGTTCCTGAACAAGGCCGACATGGTCGACGACGCCGAGCTGCTCGAGCTGGTCGAGATGGAAGTGCGCGAGCTGCTGAGCAAGTACGACTTCCCGGGCGACGACACCCCGATCATCCACGGTTCGGCCCGTCTGGCGCTGGAAGGCGACCAGAGCGAGATCGGCGTGCCGGCGATCCTGAAGCTGGTGAACGCGCTGGACTCGTTCATCCCGGAGCCGCAGCGCGACGTGGACAAGCCGTTCCTGATGCCGGTGGAAGACGTGTTCTCGATCTCGGGCCGCGGCACCGTGGTGACCGGTCGTATCGAGCGCGGCATCATCAAGGTGGGCGACGAAATCGAAATCGTCGGCATCCGTGCGACGCAGAAGACCACCGTGACCGGCGTGGAAATGTTCCGCAAGCTGCTGGACCAGGGTCAGGCGGGCGACAACGCGGGCCTGCTGCTGCGTGGCACCAAGCGTGACGACGTGGAGCGCGGCCAGGTGCTGTGCAAGCCGGGTTCGATCAAGCCGCACACCGAGTTCGAAGCCGAGGTGTACGTGCTGTCGAAGGACGAGGGCGGCCGTCACACCCCGTTCTTCAAGGGCTACCGTCCGCAGTTCTACTTCCGCACCACCGACATCACCGGTGCGGTGCAGCTGCCGGAAGGCGTGGAAATGGTGATGCCGGGCGACAACGTCAAGATGGTGGTGACGCTGATCAACCCGGTGGCGATGGACGAAGGCCTGCGCTTCGCGATCCGCGAAGGCGGCCGCACCGTCGGCGCCGGCGTGGTGGCCAAGATCATCAAGTAA
- the rplN gene encoding 50S ribosomal protein L14, with protein MIQMQSYLDVADNSGAKEVMCIKVLGGSKRRYAHIGDIIKVTVKDAIPRGKVKKGEVYDAVVVRTRKGVRRPDGSLIRFDGNAAVLLNNKQEPIGTRIFGPVTRELRSEKFMKIVSLAPEVL; from the coding sequence ATGATCCAGATGCAGAGCTACCTCGACGTCGCCGACAATTCCGGTGCCAAGGAAGTGATGTGCATCAAGGTGCTCGGCGGCTCCAAGCGCCGCTACGCGCACATTGGCGACATCATCAAGGTCACCGTCAAGGACGCGATCCCGCGCGGCAAGGTCAAGAAGGGCGAAGTCTACGACGCCGTCGTCGTGCGTACCCGCAAGGGTGTGCGTCGTCCGGACGGTTCGTTGATCCGCTTCGACGGCAACGCCGCGGTGTTGCTCAACAACAAGCAGGAGCCGATCGGCACGCGCATCTTCGGGCCTGTGACCCGCGAGCTGCGGTCCGAGAAGTTCATGAAGATCGTCTCGCTCGCTCCCGAAGTGCTGTGA
- the rpsQ gene encoding 30S ribosomal protein S17, with the protein MSDNNESKTLRTVEGRVVSNKMDKTVTVLVERQVKHALYGKYIKRSTKLHAHDADNACNEGDVVRVTEIAPMSKTKNWRVVEIVTRAAE; encoded by the coding sequence ATGAGCGACAATAACGAAAGCAAGACGCTGCGCACGGTCGAAGGCCGTGTGGTCAGCAACAAGATGGACAAGACCGTCACCGTGCTGGTGGAGCGTCAGGTCAAGCATGCGCTGTACGGCAAGTACATCAAGCGCTCGACCAAGCTCCACGCCCACGACGCCGACAACGCCTGCAACGAAGGCGATGTCGTGCGCGTGACCGAGATTGCGCCGATGTCCAAGACCAAGAACTGGCGGGTGGTGGAAATCGTCACCCGCGCGGCCGAATAA
- the rpmC gene encoding 50S ribosomal protein L29 codes for MDIKQLREKSADDLKAHLTDLRKEQFALRMQQVTGQLPKTHETRRVRREIARVKHLLGSTK; via the coding sequence ATGGACATCAAACAACTCCGCGAGAAGTCGGCCGACGATCTGAAGGCCCACCTGACCGATCTGCGCAAGGAGCAGTTCGCCCTGCGCATGCAGCAGGTCACCGGGCAGCTGCCGAAGACTCACGAAACCCGCCGGGTGCGCCGCGAGATCGCTCGCGTCAAGCACCTGCTCGGCAGCACGAAGTAA
- the rpsC gene encoding 30S ribosomal protein S3 — MGHKVHPIGIRLGIAKDWNSKWYANKAEFAGYLAADLKVREMLRKKLAQAGISKILIERPAKTARVTIHTARPGVVIGKRGEDIEKLRKEVSEMMGVPAHINVTEVRKPELDAQLVAESIAQQLERRIMFRRAMKRSVGNAMRLGALGIKVNVAGRLNGAEIARSEWYREGRVPLHTLRADIDYGFAEAKTTYGIIGIKVWIYKGEIFDFSQVGQEKQDDSPRNDRNDRGDRGDRPSRPAREAR, encoded by the coding sequence ATGGGTCATAAAGTTCATCCGATCGGAATCCGCCTGGGTATCGCCAAGGACTGGAATTCCAAGTGGTACGCCAACAAGGCCGAGTTCGCCGGTTACCTGGCAGCCGACCTCAAGGTCCGCGAAATGCTGCGCAAGAAGCTGGCGCAGGCGGGCATCAGCAAGATCCTGATCGAGCGTCCGGCCAAGACCGCGCGCGTGACGATCCACACCGCCCGCCCGGGCGTGGTGATCGGCAAGCGCGGTGAGGACATCGAGAAGCTGCGCAAGGAAGTGAGCGAGATGATGGGCGTCCCCGCCCACATCAACGTCACCGAAGTGCGCAAGCCGGAGCTGGACGCGCAGCTGGTCGCCGAGTCGATCGCGCAGCAGCTGGAGCGTCGCATCATGTTCCGCCGCGCGATGAAGCGCTCGGTCGGCAACGCGATGCGCCTGGGTGCCCTGGGCATCAAGGTCAACGTCGCCGGCCGTCTGAACGGTGCGGAAATCGCCCGTTCCGAGTGGTACCGCGAGGGCCGCGTGCCGCTGCACACGCTGCGTGCCGACATCGACTACGGCTTCGCCGAAGCCAAGACGACCTACGGCATCATCGGCATCAAGGTCTGGATCTACAAGGGCGAGATCTTCGATTTCTCCCAGGTTGGCCAGGAAAAGCAGGACGATTCCCCGCGCAACGATCGTAACGATCGCGGCGACCGTGGCGACCGTCCGTCGCGTCCGGCCCGTGAAGCGAGGTAA
- the rplV gene encoding 50S ribosomal protein L22, producing the protein MEAKAILRTARISPQKARLVADQVRGLSAERAVNLLKFSDKKAAHLIKKVVESAIANAENNQGADVDELKVKTIMVDEGPTLKRFMARAKGRGTRILKRTSHITVVVGAAK; encoded by the coding sequence ATGGAAGCGAAAGCAATCCTGCGCACCGCGCGCATCTCCCCGCAGAAGGCCCGCCTGGTCGCCGACCAGGTCCGTGGTCTTTCCGCCGAGCGGGCGGTCAACCTGCTGAAGTTCTCGGACAAGAAGGCTGCCCACCTGATCAAGAAGGTGGTGGAGTCGGCGATCGCCAATGCCGAGAACAATCAAGGCGCGGATGTCGACGAGCTGAAGGTCAAGACCATCATGGTTGATGAAGGTCCGACCCTGAAGCGTTTCATGGCGCGGGCGAAAGGCCGCGGTACCCGCATCCTCAAGCGCACCAGCCACATCACTGTGGTTGTGGGCGCCGCCAAGTAA
- the rplB gene encoding 50S ribosomal protein L2, with product MPLMKFKPTSAGRRSAVRVVTPDLHKGAPHAALVEKQSKSGGRNHHGRITTRHVGGGHKQHYRVIDFKRNKEGIPARVERIEYDPNRTAHIALLCYADGERRYIIAPKGLKAGDQVIAGSDAPIKTGNTLPLRNIPVGTTVHGIELKPGKGAQIARAAGAAVQLVAREGIYATLRLRSGEMRKVPSECRATIGEVGNDEHNLEKLGKAGAKRWRGVRPTVRGAAMNPVDHPHGGGEAKAGQGNPHPVTPWGVPTKGYKTRHNKRTEQFIVRDRRG from the coding sequence ATGCCATTGATGAAATTCAAGCCCACCTCCGCAGGCCGTCGTTCGGCCGTGCGCGTGGTCACGCCCGATCTGCACAAGGGCGCCCCGCACGCTGCACTGGTGGAAAAGCAGAGCAAGTCCGGTGGTCGTAACCACCACGGCCGCATCACCACCCGCCACGTCGGCGGTGGCCACAAGCAGCACTACCGCGTCATCGACTTCAAGCGCAACAAGGAAGGTATCCCGGCGCGCGTGGAGCGGATCGAATACGATCCCAACCGCACCGCCCATATCGCCCTGCTGTGCTACGCCGACGGCGAGCGCCGCTACATCATCGCGCCGAAGGGCCTGAAGGCCGGCGATCAGGTGATCGCGGGTTCGGATGCGCCGATCAAGACCGGCAACACCCTGCCGCTGCGCAACATCCCGGTCGGTACCACCGTCCACGGGATCGAGCTGAAGCCGGGCAAGGGCGCGCAGATCGCGCGTGCCGCCGGCGCCGCGGTGCAGCTGGTCGCGCGTGAAGGCATCTACGCCACCCTGCGTCTGCGCTCCGGCGAAATGCGCAAGGTGCCGTCCGAGTGCCGCGCCACCATCGGCGAAGTCGGCAACGACGAGCACAACCTCGAGAAGCTGGGCAAGGCGGGCGCCAAGCGCTGGCGCGGCGTGCGTCCGACCGTTCGCGGTGCGGCCATGAACCCGGTCGACCACCCGCACGGTGGTGGTGAGGCGAAGGCCGGTCAGGGTAATCCGCATCCGGTCACCCCGTGGGGTGTCCCGACCAAGGGTTACAAGACGCGCCATAACAAGCGCACCGAACAATTCATCGTCCGCGATCGTAGGGGCTAA
- the rpsL gene encoding 30S ribosomal protein S12, producing MATINQLVRKPRQATTYKSASPALDKCPQRRGVCTRVYTTTPKKPNSALRKVAKVRLTNQEEVISYIGGEGHNLQEHSVVLIRGGRVKDLPGVRYHTVRGSLDAAGVAKRRQGRSKYGAKRPKS from the coding sequence ATGGCGACGATCAACCAGCTGGTCCGCAAGCCGCGGCAGGCGACCACCTACAAGAGCGCCTCTCCGGCGCTGGACAAGTGCCCGCAGCGCCGTGGCGTCTGCACGCGCGTGTACACCACCACCCCGAAGAAGCCGAACTCGGCCCTGCGCAAGGTCGCCAAGGTGCGCCTGACCAACCAGGAAGAGGTCATCAGCTACATCGGCGGCGAAGGCCATAACCTGCAGGAGCACTCCGTGGTCCTGATCCGCGGCGGCCGCGTCAAGGATCTGCCGGGCGTGCGCTACCACACCGTGCGCGGTTCGCTCGACGCCGCCGGCGTCGCCAAGCGTCGCCAGGGTCGTTCCAAGTACGGCGCCAAGCGCCCGAAGAGCTAA
- the rplP gene encoding 50S ribosomal protein L16, translating to MLQPKRTKYRKMHKGRNDGLAWSGNAVSFGEYGLKATAHGQLTARQIEAARRSISRYVKRGGKMWIRVFPDKPITKKPIEVRMGSGKGNVEYWVAQIQPGRMIYEIEGVGEDVAREAFRLAAAKLSVTTTFVTRTVR from the coding sequence ATGTTGCAACCCAAGCGAACCAAATACCGCAAGATGCACAAGGGTCGTAACGACGGCCTGGCATGGAGCGGAAACGCCGTCAGCTTCGGCGAGTACGGGCTGAAGGCCACGGCGCACGGTCAGCTGACCGCGCGCCAGATCGAAGCGGCGCGCCGCTCGATCAGCCGCTACGTCAAGCGCGGCGGCAAGATGTGGATCCGCGTGTTCCCGGACAAGCCGATCACCAAGAAGCCGATCGAAGTGCGAATGGGCTCCGGTAAGGGTAACGTCGAGTACTGGGTCGCGCAGATCCAGCCCGGTCGCATGATCTATGAAATCGAAGGCGTCGGCGAAGATGTCGCGCGCGAGGCGTTCCGCCTGGCCGCTGCCAAGCTTTCGGTGACCACCACCTTCGTGACCCGGACGGTACGCTGA
- the rplD gene encoding 50S ribosomal protein L4: protein MELVITGSNNKVSVSDAVFGRDFSEDLVHQVVVAYRNAGRAGTKAQKTRSEVNGTTKKSKKQKGGGARHGALTAPIFVGGGVTFAAKPRSFEQKVNRKMYRAAICAILSELNRQGRLMVVDAFDVEASKTKGLVEKLKGLEVGKRPLIVTEEASEHLYLSARNLPYVEVRDVQGLDPVSLVGADTVVITADAVKKVEEWLA, encoded by the coding sequence ATGGAACTCGTTATCACGGGTAGCAACAACAAGGTCTCGGTCTCCGACGCCGTGTTCGGCCGCGATTTCAGCGAGGATCTGGTTCACCAGGTCGTCGTCGCCTATCGCAACGCCGGCCGCGCCGGCACCAAGGCGCAGAAGACGCGTTCGGAAGTCAACGGCACCACCAAGAAGTCGAAGAAGCAGAAGGGCGGTGGCGCTCGCCACGGCGCGCTGACCGCTCCGATCTTCGTCGGCGGTGGCGTGACCTTCGCGGCCAAGCCGCGCAGCTTCGAGCAGAAGGTCAACCGCAAGATGTACCGCGCGGCCATCTGCGCGATCCTCTCGGAACTGAACCGCCAGGGCCGCCTGATGGTCGTCGACGCGTTCGACGTCGAGGCCAGCAAGACCAAGGGCCTGGTCGAGAAGCTGAAGGGTCTGGAAGTGGGCAAGCGCCCGCTGATCGTGACCGAAGAAGCGTCCGAGCATCTGTACCTGTCCGCCCGCAACCTTCCCTACGTGGAAGTGCGCGACGTGCAGGGCCTGGATCCGGTGTCGCTGGTCGGGGCCGACACGGTCGTGATCACCGCCGATGCGGTCAAGAAGGTCGAGGAGTGGCTGGCATGA
- the rpsJ gene encoding 30S ribosomal protein S10, with product MADQKIRIRLKAFDHRLIDRSASEIVETAKRTGAQVRGPIPLPTKIERYTILVSPHVDKDARDQYETRTHKRVLDIVDPNDKTVDALMKLELAAGVDVQIKLT from the coding sequence ATGGCGGACCAAAAGATCCGGATTCGGCTGAAGGCGTTCGATCATCGTTTGATCGACCGTTCGGCCAGCGAGATCGTCGAGACGGCCAAGCGGACCGGCGCGCAAGTGCGTGGCCCGATCCCGCTGCCGACCAAGATCGAACGCTACACCATCCTCGTTTCCCCGCACGTCGACAAGGACGCGCGTGACCAGTACGAGACCCGCACGCACAAGCGCGTGCTCGACATCGTCGACCCCAACGACAAGACCGTGGACGCGCTGATGAAGCTCGAGCTCGCGGCTGGCGTCGATGTCCAGATCAAGTTGACCTGA
- the rplW gene encoding 50S ribosomal protein L23 → MSSNEKIFSVLRAPRVSEKTARLQELSNQYVFEISNEATKADVKAAVEQLFDVKVESVNVLNVKGKNKSFRSRSGRRGDWRKAYVRLAEGQSIDVTAKA, encoded by the coding sequence ATGAGCAGCAACGAAAAAATCTTCAGCGTGCTGCGCGCTCCGCGTGTCTCCGAAAAGACCGCGCGCCTGCAGGAACTCTCCAATCAGTACGTCTTCGAGATTTCGAACGAAGCCACCAAGGCCGATGTCAAGGCCGCGGTCGAGCAGCTGTTCGACGTCAAGGTCGAGTCGGTCAACGTGTTGAACGTCAAGGGCAAGAACAAGTCCTTCCGTTCGCGCAGCGGTCGTCGCGGCGATTGGCGCAAGGCGTACGTGCGTCTGGCCGAAGGCCAGTCCATCGACGTAACGGCCAAGGCCTGA
- the rpsG gene encoding 30S ribosomal protein S7 — MSRKGNTPQRAVLPDPKHGSETIARFINMVMLSGKKSVAEKIVYGAMDVIGEKNPNAIELVQKALDNVAPAVEVKSRRVGGATYQVPVEVRSSRRMALAMRWLIDSARKRGENSMPRKLAAELVDASENRGGAIKKREETHRMAEANKAFAHYRW; from the coding sequence ATGTCTCGTAAAGGTAATACGCCGCAGCGCGCCGTTCTCCCGGACCCCAAGCACGGGAGCGAAACCATCGCCCGCTTCATCAACATGGTGATGCTGAGCGGCAAGAAGTCGGTCGCCGAAAAGATCGTGTACGGCGCGATGGACGTGATCGGCGAGAAGAACCCCAACGCCATCGAACTGGTGCAGAAGGCGCTGGACAACGTCGCTCCGGCGGTCGAAGTCAAGTCCCGCCGCGTCGGTGGTGCCACCTACCAGGTGCCGGTCGAGGTGCGTTCCTCCCGTCGCATGGCGCTGGCGATGCGCTGGCTGATCGACTCGGCGCGCAAGCGCGGCGAGAACTCGATGCCGCGCAAGCTCGCGGCCGAGCTGGTCGATGCTTCGGAAAACCGTGGCGGCGCCATCAAGAAGCGCGAAGAGACTCACCGCATGGCGGAAGCGAACAAGGCGTTCGCGCACTACCGCTGGTGA
- the rplC gene encoding 50S ribosomal protein L3, translating into MTKKYSLGFVGRKAGMSRVFTEDGRSIPVTLIEATPNRITQLKTVEADGYSAVQITVGARRAALVNKPASGHFAKAKVEAGRGLWEFRVEDAQLGEFAVGGEIKADIFAVGQKVDVQGVTKGKGFQGTIKRHNFRMGDATHGNSLSHRAPGSLGQRQTPGRVFPGKKMSGHMGAVQQSTQNLEVVKVDVERGLIAIRGAVPGAAGGDVIVRPASKA; encoded by the coding sequence ATGACGAAGAAGTATTCGTTGGGCTTCGTGGGCCGCAAGGCCGGCATGAGCCGCGTCTTCACCGAAGACGGCCGCTCCATCCCGGTCACCCTGATCGAAGCGACCCCGAACCGCATCACCCAGCTCAAGACCGTCGAAGCCGACGGCTACAGCGCCGTGCAGATCACCGTGGGCGCCCGTCGCGCCGCGCTGGTCAACAAGCCGGCGTCCGGCCATTTCGCCAAGGCGAAGGTCGAAGCGGGTCGCGGCCTGTGGGAGTTCCGCGTCGAGGACGCGCAGCTGGGCGAGTTCGCCGTCGGCGGCGAAATCAAGGCGGACATCTTCGCCGTCGGCCAGAAGGTCGATGTCCAGGGCGTCACCAAGGGTAAGGGCTTCCAGGGCACCATCAAGCGGCACAACTTCCGCATGGGCGATGCCACCCACGGTAACTCGCTGTCGCATCGCGCGCCGGGTTCGCTGGGTCAGCGCCAGACCCCGGGTCGCGTTTTCCCGGGCAAGAAGATGTCCGGCCACATGGGCGCGGTGCAGCAGAGCACGCAGAATCTGGAAGTGGTCAAGGTCGACGTCGAGCGTGGCCTGATCGCCATTCGCGGCGCTGTGCCTGGCGCTGCCGGTGGCGACGTGATCGTGCGTCCGGCTAGCAAGGCATAA
- the fusA gene encoding elongation factor G, translating into MARTTPIERYRNFGIMAHIDAGKTTTSERILFYTGVSHKIGEVHDGAATMDWMEQEQERGITITSAATTAFWTGMDKSMPQHRFNIIDTPGHVDFTIEVERSLRVLDGAVFVLCAVGGVQPQSETVWRQANKYAVPRLAFVNKMDRTGANFDKVVEQLKARLGAYPVPMQVPIGAEDGFEGVVDLVKMKAIHWDTASQGTVFEYRDIPAHLVDKATEARAFMVEAAAEANEDLMDKYLNEGDLSEAEILGGLRERTLKVEVVPVYCGTAFKNKGVQAMLDGVIQLLPSPSDRPPVKGIDEDEKEDSRPATDNAPFSALAFKIMTDPFVGSLTFFRVYSGTLNSGDQVYNPVKSKKERVGRILQMHSNNREEIKEVRAGDIAAAVGLKDVTTGDTLCAQDHIITLERMVFPEPVISMAVEPKTKSDQEKMGIALSRLAQEDPSFRVNTDEESGQTIIRGMGELHLEIIVDRMKREFNVEANVGKPQVAYRETIRKAVKQEGKFVRQSGGKGQYGHVVLEIEPQERGQGYTFENAIVGGVVPKEYIPAVDKGIQEAVANGVMAGYPIVDVKVRLIDGSYHDVDSSEMAFKIAGSMGFKEGFNKANPVLLEPIMKVEIVTPEDYLGDVMGDVSRRRGILQGQDDSPSGKVINAMVPLGEMFGYATTLRSMSQGRATFSMEFDHYAEAPANIADSVIKKN; encoded by the coding sequence GTGGCCCGTACCACTCCCATCGAGCGTTACCGCAACTTCGGCATCATGGCTCACATCGATGCCGGCAAGACCACCACCTCCGAACGCATCCTGTTCTACACCGGCGTCAGCCACAAGATCGGCGAGGTGCATGACGGTGCCGCGACGATGGACTGGATGGAGCAGGAGCAGGAGCGTGGCATCACGATCACCTCCGCGGCCACCACCGCGTTCTGGACCGGCATGGACAAGTCCATGCCGCAGCACCGCTTCAACATCATCGACACTCCCGGGCACGTGGACTTCACCATCGAAGTCGAGCGCTCGCTGCGCGTGCTCGACGGCGCGGTGTTCGTGCTGTGCGCGGTCGGCGGCGTGCAGCCGCAGTCCGAGACCGTGTGGCGTCAGGCCAACAAGTACGCGGTGCCGCGTCTGGCGTTCGTCAACAAGATGGACCGCACCGGCGCCAACTTCGACAAGGTCGTCGAGCAGCTGAAGGCCCGCCTGGGCGCCTACCCGGTGCCGATGCAGGTGCCGATCGGCGCCGAAGACGGCTTCGAGGGCGTGGTCGACCTGGTCAAGATGAAGGCGATCCACTGGGATACCGCCTCGCAGGGCACCGTGTTCGAATACCGCGACATCCCCGCGCACCTGGTCGACAAGGCCACCGAAGCGCGCGCGTTCATGGTTGAGGCCGCGGCCGAAGCCAACGAAGACCTGATGGACAAGTACCTCAACGAGGGCGACCTGTCCGAGGCCGAGATCCTGGGCGGTCTGCGCGAGCGCACCCTGAAGGTGGAAGTGGTGCCGGTGTACTGCGGTACCGCGTTCAAGAACAAGGGCGTGCAGGCCATGCTCGACGGCGTGATCCAGCTGCTGCCGTCGCCCAGCGACCGTCCGCCGGTCAAGGGCATCGACGAGGACGAGAAGGAAGACAGCCGTCCGGCCACCGACAACGCCCCGTTCTCGGCGCTGGCGTTCAAGATCATGACCGACCCGTTCGTCGGCTCGCTGACCTTCTTCCGCGTCTACTCGGGCACGCTGAACTCCGGCGACCAGGTGTACAACCCGGTCAAGTCGAAGAAGGAGCGCGTGGGTCGCATCCTGCAGATGCACTCCAACAACCGCGAAGAGATCAAGGAAGTGCGCGCGGGCGACATCGCCGCGGCGGTGGGCCTGAAGGACGTCACCACCGGCGACACGCTGTGCGCGCAGGACCACATCATCACCCTGGAGCGCATGGTGTTCCCGGAGCCGGTGATCTCGATGGCGGTCGAGCCGAAGACCAAGTCGGACCAGGAAAAGATGGGCATCGCGCTGAGCCGTCTGGCGCAGGAAGATCCCTCGTTCCGCGTCAACACCGACGAAGAGTCCGGCCAGACCATCATCCGCGGCATGGGCGAGCTGCACCTGGAAATCATCGTCGACCGCATGAAGCGTGAGTTCAACGTCGAAGCCAACGTCGGCAAGCCGCAGGTGGCCTACCGCGAGACCATCCGCAAGGCGGTCAAGCAGGAAGGCAAGTTCGTGCGTCAGTCCGGCGGTAAGGGCCAGTACGGTCACGTGGTGCTCGAGATCGAGCCGCAGGAACGCGGCCAGGGCTACACCTTCGAGAACGCGATTGTCGGCGGCGTGGTGCCGAAGGAATACATCCCGGCGGTGGACAAGGGCATCCAGGAAGCGGTGGCCAACGGCGTGATGGCCGGCTATCCGATCGTGGACGTCAAGGTGCGCCTGATCGACGGTTCGTACCATGACGTCGACTCGTCGGAAATGGCGTTCAAGATCGCCGGCTCGATGGGCTTCAAGGAAGGCTTCAACAAGGCCAACCCGGTGCTGCTGGAGCCGATCATGAAGGTCGAGATCGTCACCCCGGAGGATTACCTGGGCGACGTGATGGGCGACGTGAGCCGTCGTCGCGGCATCCTGCAGGGCCAGGACGACAGCCCGTCGGGCAAGGTGATCAACGCGATGGTGCCGCTGGGCGAAATGTTCGGCTACGCCACCACGCTGCGCTCGATGTCGCAGGGTCGCGCCACCTTCTCGATGGAGTTCGACCACTACGCCGAAGCGCCGGCCAACATCGCCGACTCGGTCATCAAGAAGAACTGA